From a region of the Helianthus annuus cultivar XRQ/B chromosome 5, HanXRQr2.0-SUNRISE, whole genome shotgun sequence genome:
- the LOC110941956 gene encoding (-)-isopiperitenol/(-)-carveol dehydrogenase, mitochondrial, with the protein MAEPSKPPLKLDGKITIITGGASGIGEATARLFANHGAYVIIADIQDENGQQVANSIGTNRCTYIHCDISDEQQVISIVNLTVKTHGRLDIMFSNAGIISTSKQTVLDLNLTELDALLNVNVRGTAACVKHAARAMVEQRVRGCIVCTASVAASKGGSIRTDYVMTKHALLGLVRSASKQLGVYGIRVNCVSPSAVVTPLAKRSPESAEKTMRLYEKLSSLKGVELSVEDVAEAVLFLASDGSKFVTGHDLVVDGGLTKLPDADDLVMYDC; encoded by the coding sequence ATGGCAGAACCAAGTAAACCACCGTTAAAACTCGACGgcaaaataacaataataaccgGCGGAGCAAGCGGAATCGGAGAAGCAACAGCGCGTCTCTTCGCCAACCACGGCGCGTACGTCATAATCGCCGACATCCAAGACGAAAACGGCCAACAAGTCGCCAATTCCATCGGCACAAACCGCTGCACCTACATCCACTGCGACATCTCTGACGAACAACAAGTAATCTCCATCGTCAATCTCACCGTCAAAACTCACGGCCGATTAGACATCATGTTCAGCAACGCCGGAATAATAAGCACATCCAAACAAACAGTCCTCGATCTCAACCTAACGGAACTCGACGCGCTGCTCAACGTCAACGTGCGTGGAACCGCCGCGTGCGTAAAGCACGCGGCGCGTGCGATGGTAGAACAGCGCGTGAGAGGCTGCATCGTTTGTACGGCGAGCGTGGCTGCCTCTAAAGGTGGAAGTATACGGACGGATTACGTGATGACGAAGCACGCGCTGCTAGGGCTGGTGAGATCGGCGAGTAAGCAGTTAGGTGTGTATGGAATACGAGTGAACTGTGTGTCGCCGTCGGCGGTGGTGACGCCGTTGGCGAAACGGTCGCCGGAGAGTGCGGAGAAGACGATGAGGTTGTATGAGAAGTTGTCGAGTTTGAAAGGAGTGGAATTGAGTGTGGAGGATGTAGCGGAAGCTGTGTTGTTTCTGGCATCCGACGGTTCAAAGTTTGTTACTGGTCATGAtctggtggtggatggtggtttGACCAAGTTACCGGATGCAGATGATTTGGTTATGTATGATTGTTGA
- the LOC110939414 gene encoding hypersensitive-induced response protein-like protein 1 → MGNLFCLVQVDQSTVAVKENFGKFDDVLEPGCHCVPWIFGRRIAGHLTLRIQQLDVKCETKTKDNVFVNVVASIQYRALVDKANDAFYRLSNTKAQIQAYVFDVIRASVPKLNLDDTFEQKNEIAKAVEKELEKAMSAYGYEIVQTLIVDIEPDERVKRAMNEINAAARLRMAATEKAEADKILQIKRAEGEAESKYLSGLGVARQRQAIVDGLRDSVLGFAVNVPGTTAKDVMDMVLVTQYFDTMKEIGSASKSSAVFIPHGPGAVRDVATQIRDGLLQGNAAS, encoded by the exons ATGGGAAACCTGTTTTGTCTGGTTCAAGTAGATCAATCAACTGTTGCTGTCAAGGAGAATTTCGGAAAGTTTGATGATGTTCTCGAGCCGGGTTGTCATTGTGTGCCTTGGATATTCGGAAGGCGGATTGCTGGACATCTTACACTAAGGATTCAGCAGTTAGATGTTAAGTGTGAGACCAAAACAAAG GACAATGTTTTTGTTAACGTAGTAGCTTCGATACAGTATCGTGCTCTGGTCGATAAAGCAAATGACGCATTCTACAGACTTAGCAACACAAAGGCGCAAATCCAGGCCTACGTTTTTGATG TTATAAGAGCTAGTGTTCCAAAGCTTAATCTTGATGACACCTTCGAGCAAAAGAATGAAATTGCTAAGGCTGTTGAAAAAGAACTTGAAAAG GCAATGTCTGCATACGGTTATGAGATCGTTCAAACTTTGATCGTTGATATAGAACCAGACGAGCGAGTAAAGCGAGCAATGAATGAGATCAATGCAG CTGCAAGGCTGCGGATGGCAGCTACCGAGAAAGCCGAGGCTGATAAAATTCTCCAAATCAAGAGAGCTGAGGGAGAGGCTGAGTCAAAGTACCTGTCGGGTTTGGGCGTTGCGCGCCAAAGACAAGCCATAGTGGACGGGTTAAGAGATAGTGTGTTGGGGTTCGCGGTCAACGTGCCTGGAACCACGGCTAAAGACGTGATGGACATGGTTTTAGTGACTCAGTATTTCGACACCATGAAGGAAATCGGTTCTGCGTCCAAGTCGTCTGCTGTGTTCATTCCTCATGGACCCGGTGCTGTTCGAGATGTCGCTACTCAGATTCGTGATGGTCTTCTTCAAGGCAATGCTGCAAGTTGA
- the LOC110944000 gene encoding uncharacterized protein LOC110944000 — protein MTKRHGHNDTDDAETSQQLNNRIEENTKALEEMRNMVTGLSLQLTQIVNNQANPRNHQRQDLQVEGEGFNFAARLTKIEFPRFNGNDLNAWLFKVEQFFQLDRVTDATKVRLAAIHFEDKALQWYQSFISQRVEGEVLAWAELVEALKVRFGKLFDDPMTELKNLKQTTTVQEYHDKFDAIISRLQLQGEYALSCFLAGLEDEIQLQVRMFIPKNIQEAFCLAKLQEATIKAKKGRFGFKPAILPNPVSNKQVTPYNRPLNAEIKKNVIRKTLTKSEMDERRAKGLCFNCDEKYSQDHVCRGNKRPQLYHIEVEWLEDEVDTDEEVIMECAQISVNAVEGNDMYKSIRVTGHYGKYELQLLMDTGSSHNFLDVTLAKQLGCKLVKGPAMLVKVANGHEEICDQMVKGFCWKMQGIQFKADVYVMPLGGCDLVLGVQWFTTLGSIKMNYNDRTVAFKFKGHKVILRGQQGRSFSQINKGNLKKIDQQRGELTMIQVCAIDGYSNATSVLLQETPQNAVQKQQLQQLLVVFDDVFQDLKTLPPLRGQFDHRIPLKNGTEGVNLRPYRYPVIQKDVIEKMTNELLEQGVIRSSTSSFASPVVLVKKKDGSWRMCIDYRKLNQATIPDRFPIPLVEDLMDELHGTKYFSKLDLKAGYYQIRMDEADIHKTAFKTHNGHFEFLVMPFGLTNAPSTFQGLMNQVFKQYLRKYVLVFFDDILVYSPCWDTHMSHLRDVLQVLRQHQLVAKKSKCEFGATKLEYLGHIISQKGVSTDPAKVSAIQRWPVPTNVKELRGFLGLTGYYRRFVKGYGTITKPLTQLLKKDSFQWSSLAQQAFEQLKISMSEPPVLALPDFKETFVVETDASGYGIGAVLMQRGHPIAYISKALSPRHMALSTYERELLAIIYAVQKWQPYLAHNHFVIKTDQHSLKYLLDSKISTPFQQKWLSKLMGFSFDIMYKKGVENKVADALSRITHGEVLQLAASAVHTDIWMAIREGWQQDTELVNIIQDLKKDPLSHSQYSWTNEELRRKGKLVIGNSETLK, from the coding sequence ATGACAAAGAGGCATGGTCACAACGATACGGATGATGCTGAAACTAGTCAGCAGTTGAACAATCGAATAGAAGAAAATACGAAGGCATTAGAGGAGATGAGGAACATGGTGACCGGGCTGTCTCTGCAGTTGACTCAGATAGTCAATAATCAAGCCAACCCGAGGAATCACCAGAGACAAGACTTACAGGTTGAAGGAGAGGGGTTTAATTTTGCGGCAAGACTGACGAAAATTGAATTTCCTCGATTCAATGGCAATGATCTTAATGCATGGTTGTTCAAAGTGGAACAATTCTTTCAGCTTGATAGGGTGACAGATGCAACAAAAGTGAGGTTAGCTGCTATTCATTTTGAGGATAAAGCATTGCAGTGGTATCAATCTTTCATTAGTCAAAGAGTTGAAGGTGAGGTATTAGCTTGGGCAGAATTAGTAGAAGCTTTAAAAGTCAGATTTGGTAAACTGTTTGATGATCCGATGACTGAGTTAAAAAACTTAAAACAAACAACCACAGTTCAAGAATATCATGATAAGTTTGATGCTATTATTAGTAGGTTGCAGTTACAGGGTGAATATGCTTTGAGTTGTTTTTTGGCTGGGTTAGAAGATGAGATACAGTTGCAGGTAAGGATGTTTATTCCTAAAAACATCCAAGAAGCTTTTTGCTTAGCAAAGCTTCAAGAGGCAACTATTAAAGCCAAGAAGGGTAGATTTGGGTTTAAGCCAGCTATTTTACCCAATCCAGTTAGTAATAAACAGGTGACACCTTACAACAGACCTTTGAATGCTGAAATTAAAAAGAATGTGATTAGGAAGACTTTAACTAAAAGTGAAATGGATGAGCGTAGAGCTAAGGGGTTATGTTTTAACTGTGATGAAAAATATTCACAAGATCATGTGTGTAGAGGTAATAAAAGACCTCAGTTGTACCATATAGAAGTGGAGTGGTTGGAAGATGAGGTTGATACAGATGAAGAAGTAATAATGGAGTGTGCACAGATTTCAGTAAATGCAGTTGAGGGAAATGATATGTACAAATCAATAAGAGTTACTGGTCATTATGGTAAATATGAATTACAGCTGCTAATGGATACGGGTAGTTCTCATAATTTCTTAGATGTTACACTAGCGAAGCAGTTAGGATGTAAGTTGGTTAAAGGGCCAGCCATGTTGGTGAAGGTAGCAAATGGGCATGAAGAAATTTGTGACCAAATGGTTAAAGGGTTTTGTTGGAAAATGCAGGGAATTCAGTTTAAGGCAGATGTCTATGTCATGCCATTGGGTGGATGTGATTTGGTGTTGGGAGTACAGTGGTTTACCACTTTGGGTAGTATCAAAATGAACTACAATGATAGAACAGTGGCATTCAAATTCAAAGGTCATAAGGTGATATTAAGGGGACAGCAGGGTAGAAGTTTTTCACAAATTAACAAGGGCAACTTAAAGAAGATTGATCAGCAGAGAGGAGAGTTAACTATGattcaagtatgtgcaattgatGGGTATAGTAATGCTACTTCTGTCTTGTTGCAAGAGACTCCACAGAATGCTGTCCAGAAACAACAGTTACAACAGCTGTTGGTAGTCTTTGATGATGTCTTTCAAGACTTAAAAACTTTGCCTCCTTTAAGGGGACAATTTGATCACAGGATTCCTttgaagaatggaactgaagggGTGAATTTGAGGCCCTATAGATACCCGGTAATTCAGAAAGATGTGATAGAGAAAATGACCAATGAATTACTGGAACAAGGGGTAATTAGGTCCAGCACTAGTTCATTTGCATCTCCAGTGGTTTtggtaaagaagaaggatgggtcctggaggatgtgtattgattacaggAAGCTAAATCAGGCTACCATTCCAGACAGATTTCCTATTCCCTTGGTAGAAGATTTGATGGATGAATTACATGGTACCAAGTATTTTTCTAAGTTGGATCTTAAAGCTGGATATTATCAAATAAGGATGGATGAGGCTGATATACACAAAACTGCATTTAAAACTCACAATGGCCATTTCGAATTTCTGGTAATGCCTTTTGGCCTTACAAATGCCCCTTCCACTTTTCAAGGGCTAATGAATCAAGTCTTTAAGCAGTATTTGAGGAAATATGTACTGGTCTTCTTTGATGACATATTGGTGTACAGCCCATGTTGGGATACTCATATGTCTCATCTAAGAGATGTATTGCAAGTTCTAAGACAGCATCAGTTGGTTGCTAAGAAAAGTAAGTGTGAATTTGGGGCTACTAAACTGGAGTATCTGGGCCATATAATTTCTCAAAAAGGGGTGTCCACAGATCCAGCTAAAGTATCAGCCATTCAAAGGTGGCCTGTACCAACTAATGTCAAGGAGTTGAGGGGATTCTTGGGTCTTACAGGGTATTACCGGAGGTTTGTGAAAGGGTATGGTACCATTACTAAGCCATTAACACAATTACTCAAAAAAGATTCTTTTCAGTGGTCCAGCTTGGCTCAGCAGGCTTTTGAGCAGTTGAAAATCAGTATGAGTGAACCTCCTGTGCTAGCATTACCAGATTTCAAAGAAACCTTTGTAGTAGAGACTGATGCTTCAGGATATGGAATTGGGGCAGTCTTGATGCAGAGGGGCCATCCTATTGCTTACATCAGCAAAGCTTTATCTCCTAGACATATGGCTTTATCCACATATGAAAGAGAGCTATTGGCCATCATATATGCAGTACAAAAGTGGCAACCTTATTTGGCTCATAATCATTTTGTCATAAAGACGGATCAGCACAGCTTGAAGTATCTGTTAGATAGCAAGATTTCTACCCCTTTTCAGCAGAAGTGGTTATCGAAACTTATGGGGTTTAGCTTTGACATTATGTACAAGAAGGGAGTTGAAAATAAGGTGGCTGATGCTTTGTCAAGAATTACACATGGAGAGGTTTTGCAACTGGCAGCATCTGCAGTTCATACAGACATTTGGATGGCAATTAGAGAAGGGTGGCAACAAGATACTGAGTTGGTAAACATTATACAAGATTTGAAGAAAGATCCTTTGTCCCACAGCCAGTATAGTTGGACAAATGAGGAATTAAGAAGGAAGGGTAAATTAGTCATTGGGAATTCGGAAACTTTGAAATAG